A single genomic interval of Granulicella tundricola MP5ACTX9 harbors:
- a CDS encoding PAAR domain-containing protein, with amino-acid sequence MPPAARVTDMHTCPMVTVLVPHVGGPILPPGAPTVLIGFLPAATVTNMVTCVGPPDIIVKGSAGVFINFLPAARMGDMTAHGGVIILGEPTVMIGEIGSPSPGAGGLGGIVAGLAAAIVKDFNKAIASVYAAGTGAIDALTAKTIQLAAQFLAGKKSTRAFLLDHSPHDTTQLPYDGKVIGSGCQPTEPGTVATAPGVRPAKCPDPSKTIPKVYFANGINTKFAGDGASMCATMQNIANQTCAEVVGIYGATEGMLPDLDQAVDEISKTSDSKQVSTLTDLVYGAASKDPPDPLNLIVHSRGGLATQEALDHAKSAMLAGDMSPAQVSQALSKVNISAYGTAVQGWPVGPVYSKLNNVADPVPAAMKGAQSAFQSATNADNDPTPTGYINEPQLNPINAHSLDSIYAKYMPQAPGPRDCNCS; translated from the coding sequence ATGCCGCCAGCAGCAAGGGTCACCGACATGCATACCTGTCCGATGGTGACGGTTCTCGTCCCACACGTCGGCGGACCCATCCTGCCTCCCGGCGCGCCCACCGTCCTCATCGGCTTCCTGCCCGCCGCCACCGTCACCAACATGGTCACCTGTGTCGGCCCCCCGGACATCATCGTCAAAGGCTCCGCAGGCGTCTTCATCAACTTCCTCCCCGCAGCCCGCATGGGAGATATGACCGCGCACGGCGGCGTCATCATCCTCGGTGAACCCACCGTCATGATCGGAGAGATCGGCTCCCCGTCACCCGGCGCTGGTGGCCTTGGAGGCATCGTCGCCGGCCTCGCCGCGGCAATCGTCAAGGACTTCAACAAGGCCATCGCATCCGTCTATGCTGCCGGCACCGGAGCCATCGACGCTCTCACCGCCAAAACCATCCAACTCGCAGCTCAGTTTCTTGCCGGCAAGAAAAGCACCCGCGCCTTCCTCCTGGACCACTCCCCGCACGACACCACCCAGCTCCCCTACGACGGAAAGGTCATCGGCTCAGGCTGCCAGCCCACAGAGCCCGGCACCGTCGCCACCGCGCCCGGCGTCCGCCCAGCCAAATGCCCCGACCCATCCAAGACTATCCCCAAGGTCTACTTCGCCAACGGCATCAACACCAAGTTCGCCGGCGACGGTGCCTCCATGTGCGCCACCATGCAGAACATCGCCAACCAGACCTGTGCTGAGGTCGTCGGCATCTACGGAGCCACAGAAGGCATGCTCCCTGACCTCGATCAGGCCGTCGACGAGATCTCCAAGACCTCCGACTCGAAGCAGGTCAGCACCCTGACCGATCTTGTCTATGGAGCCGCCTCCAAAGACCCTCCCGACCCGCTCAACCTCATCGTCCACAGCAGAGGCGGCCTCGCCACACAGGAGGCGCTCGACCACGCCAAGTCTGCCATGCTCGCGGGCGATATGTCGCCCGCTCAAGTCAGCCAGGCTCTCTCCAAGGTCAACATCAGCGCCTACGGAACTGCCGTACAGGGCTGGCCGGTCGGGCCCGTCTACTCCAAGCTTAATAACGTTGCCGACCCCGTGCCCGCCGCCATGAAGGGCGCACAGTCCGCCTTCCAGAGCGCCACCAACGCCGATAACGACCCAACCCCCACCGGGTACATCAATGAACCGCAGCTCAACCCCATCAACGCCCATAGCCTCGACTCCATCTACGCCAAGTACATGCCTCAGGCACCTGGCCCTCGCGATTGCAATTGTTCTTAG
- the rapZ gene encoding RNase adapter RapZ — MIRKTATKTTAKVAKAAKKVSGGARKVAKVVAGDGELVILTGMSGAGKASALKALEDLGYYSVDNLPLELIPQFAELVRQSAENRRAALVVDVREGSRLELFPGILRKVKKVLPTRVLFLEASDDSLVRRFSETRRPHPMGRSETVPQSIRAERKRLDPVRNVADILLDTTKFNVHELRAHINAQFEARSEEDKNLTISAMSFGFKNGVPTDADLVLDVRFLPNPHFVPEFRELTGKHPKVAAYVQSFPQTEEFLKKTTDMLEFLLPHYIAEGKSYLTVAFGCTGGQHRSVSIAEEMKKRLEGVGYRVKSMHRDMPR, encoded by the coding sequence ATGATTCGGAAGACTGCGACGAAGACAACGGCTAAGGTTGCGAAGGCGGCGAAGAAGGTTTCGGGTGGGGCTCGCAAGGTTGCGAAGGTGGTTGCTGGTGACGGCGAACTCGTCATTCTGACGGGGATGAGCGGGGCAGGGAAGGCCTCGGCTCTGAAGGCGCTGGAGGATCTGGGGTATTACTCGGTGGACAACCTGCCGCTGGAGCTGATTCCGCAGTTTGCGGAGTTAGTGCGGCAGTCTGCTGAGAACAGGCGTGCGGCTCTGGTGGTGGATGTGCGCGAGGGCAGCCGTCTGGAGCTGTTTCCGGGGATTCTGCGGAAGGTGAAGAAGGTTCTACCGACTCGGGTGCTGTTCTTGGAGGCCAGCGACGACTCGCTGGTGCGGCGGTTCTCGGAGACCAGGCGGCCGCATCCGATGGGGCGGAGCGAGACGGTGCCGCAATCGATCCGGGCGGAGCGGAAGCGGCTTGATCCGGTAAGGAATGTCGCGGACATTCTGCTGGATACGACGAAGTTCAACGTCCACGAGCTGCGTGCGCATATCAATGCGCAGTTCGAGGCTCGGAGTGAAGAGGACAAGAATCTTACGATCTCCGCTATGAGCTTTGGGTTCAAGAACGGGGTGCCGACGGATGCGGACCTGGTGCTCGACGTGCGGTTTCTGCCGAATCCACACTTTGTGCCGGAGTTTCGGGAGCTGACCGGCAAGCATCCAAAGGTGGCGGCTTATGTGCAGAGCTTTCCGCAGACGGAGGAGTTTTTGAAGAAGACGACCGACATGTTGGAGTTTTTGTTGCCGCATTACATTGCGGAGGGGAAGAGCTACCTGACGGTGGCGTTTGGGTGTACGGGTGGGCAGCATCGGTCTGTGTCTATTGCGGAGGAGATGAAGAAGAGGCTGGAGGGGGTTGGGTATCGGGTGAAGAGTATGCACCGGGATATGCCAAGATGA
- a CDS encoding inositol monophosphatase family protein, translating into MSEFLLAGVAEGIAREAGALLREFYAKGVAMEYKGDVDLVTEADRASEALIKARLSEAFPEHGIYGEEGTREGLEREFRWYVDPLDGTTNFAHGFPVFCVVLGCERRAAGLSADEDGEMVAGVIYDPLRDEAFVAERGKGAWLNGKRIHVSKAKTLQESLTGTGFPSSKRHENPNVHFYQEMTLRSHGVRRAGSAALDLAYVACGRLDGYWEFKLNPWDTSAGYLLVEEAGGTVTHFDGGKFTLDSREVFATNGLIKDEMQHIFTEMFAGRGMERIPTPAEFRARRETSEP; encoded by the coding sequence GTGAGTGAGTTTTTGTTGGCTGGTGTGGCGGAGGGGATTGCGCGGGAGGCTGGGGCGCTGCTGCGGGAGTTCTATGCGAAGGGCGTTGCGATGGAGTACAAGGGCGACGTCGACCTGGTGACTGAGGCGGATCGGGCGAGTGAGGCTTTGATCAAGGCTCGGCTGAGCGAGGCGTTTCCGGAGCATGGTATCTATGGTGAGGAAGGGACTCGCGAGGGGTTGGAGCGGGAGTTCCGTTGGTACGTCGATCCGTTGGATGGGACGACGAACTTTGCGCATGGGTTCCCGGTGTTCTGCGTGGTGCTGGGGTGTGAGCGTCGGGCTGCGGGACTAAGTGCGGATGAAGATGGCGAGATGGTGGCGGGGGTGATCTATGACCCGCTGCGGGATGAGGCTTTTGTGGCCGAACGGGGCAAGGGCGCGTGGCTGAATGGGAAGCGGATTCATGTGTCGAAGGCGAAGACGTTGCAGGAGTCGCTGACGGGGACGGGTTTTCCATCGAGCAAACGGCATGAGAACCCGAACGTGCATTTCTACCAGGAGATGACGCTGCGGTCGCATGGGGTGAGACGGGCTGGGTCAGCCGCGCTGGACCTGGCTTATGTGGCTTGCGGGAGGCTGGATGGGTACTGGGAGTTCAAACTGAATCCGTGGGATACGTCAGCTGGATATTTATTGGTGGAGGAGGCGGGTGGAACGGTGACGCACTTCGATGGGGGCAAGTTCACGCTGGACTCGCGCGAGGTGTTTGCGACGAATGGGCTGATCAAGGACGAGATGCAGCATATTTTTACGGAGATGTTTGCGGGGCGGGGGATGGAGCGGATTCCTACGCCGGCGGAGTTTCGGGCTCGGCGGGAGACGAGCGAGCCGTAA
- a CDS encoding vWA domain-containing protein codes for MRARSLIGLVVLFAAIGAGGQTSVPGAPEVGTAGDAALPTLHVYTNLIQIPTLVLSPLRGSMGRVAEDRFLMSVDSGPLFKPTHVREEGNDPISLVVLLDPSGEASGLMDEVRQRLARLAPGQLQARDSISMYVMSCGLMRTGLNVPVDRASLQMAADHAMTEVKRVQGRHGCRQGVGLWDAMAMTVKQASKLPGRRVMLVVSDGQDRGSRTKWPEVREYAQSQGIAVFGLSTTGSIPNSLSGRGSGRSALPGYTSTETNEDAFNELCELTGGMRLYAQEIEVGSELKRLVKLLRERYIVEFPRSTGIGAGKHDLVVTISRMNAFVRPAGISVPLPDPKILADPMTLPNDLTKEPVGGERRILVPKQ; via the coding sequence ATGAGGGCTAGATCGCTGATAGGGCTGGTTGTCTTGTTTGCCGCGATCGGTGCGGGCGGGCAGACGAGCGTGCCAGGTGCGCCTGAGGTGGGGACGGCGGGGGATGCGGCGCTGCCCACGCTGCACGTTTATACGAACCTGATCCAGATTCCGACCTTAGTGTTGAGTCCTTTACGGGGTTCGATGGGGCGGGTGGCTGAGGACCGCTTTCTGATGAGCGTGGACTCCGGGCCACTGTTCAAGCCGACGCATGTGCGGGAGGAGGGGAACGATCCGATCTCGCTGGTGGTGCTGCTGGACCCGAGTGGGGAGGCGTCGGGGCTGATGGACGAGGTGCGCCAAAGGCTGGCTAGGCTTGCGCCGGGGCAGCTTCAGGCGCGAGACAGTATCTCCATGTACGTGATGAGCTGCGGGCTGATGCGGACGGGGTTGAACGTCCCGGTGGATCGAGCCTCTCTACAGATGGCGGCGGACCATGCGATGACCGAGGTGAAGCGGGTGCAGGGAAGGCATGGATGCCGCCAGGGCGTGGGGCTTTGGGATGCGATGGCGATGACGGTGAAGCAGGCGTCGAAGCTGCCGGGGCGGCGGGTGATGCTGGTGGTCTCGGATGGGCAGGACCGGGGAAGCCGGACGAAGTGGCCGGAGGTTCGGGAGTATGCGCAGAGCCAGGGGATTGCGGTGTTTGGGCTTTCCACGACGGGGAGCATCCCGAATAGCCTGAGTGGGCGAGGGTCGGGGCGCTCGGCGTTGCCTGGCTACACTTCCACCGAAACGAACGAGGATGCGTTTAACGAGCTTTGTGAGCTGACCGGTGGAATGCGGTTATATGCGCAGGAGATTGAGGTTGGCTCGGAGTTGAAGCGGCTGGTGAAGCTGCTGCGGGAGCGGTACATTGTGGAGTTTCCGCGGAGTACGGGGATTGGGGCCGGGAAGCATGACCTGGTGGTGACGATCAGCAGGATGAATGCGTTTGTGAGGCCGGCGGGGATCTCCGTGCCGCTGCCGGACCCGAAGATTCTGGCCGATCCAATGACGTTGCCGAACGATTTGACGAAGGAGCCGGTGGGGGGCGAGCGGCGGATTCTGGTGCCCAAGCAGTGA
- the glyS gene encoding glycine--tRNA ligase subunit beta encodes MADFLFEIGLEEVPARMIAQAEAELLKRTVGLLERERLVAGAVEAKSYSTPRRLAVVVKGVLARQEDVSEEVLGPATKIAFKDGQPGPAAVAFAKKNGVEVSALRVVTNAKGEYVAATSVKAGRSAAAVLAEELPKEIAGIYWAKNMYWRAGRPERFVRPVRWLVALLGDEIVPVSFGGYEAGRVTYGHRVLFGDAAIAVTPASYVEELAKASVMVDVEGRRHVIRKALDKVCRTAEGTRWREDHGLVDKMTHMTEWPSVILGGFEKEYLALPEEVLVTVMRDHQNYFAVESADGKLAPHFLAVLNTVADETGQAVIRHGNERVLRARFNDARFFWEFDQRVPLEERVALLENVTFQKDLGSYAAKSVRVGALALSLAATVPGVDLEALKAAARLAKTDLTTELVKEFTELQGEVGGLYAEAQGVAQAACNAIYDQYRPVSTEDRIPRTVEGQLLAMADKADTIAGMFGLGLEPTGSKDPFALRRAANGIVKILGEGATGLGIGQVVRAAVGDNLVLVRKLEVFFAERLEFYLREAKGQAYDVVAAVLGAGADDVRDAVARAEAVTAVRGSEDFAAVSAAFKRMKNILAQAAEKGIAPGTAVDISLLKDGAELALAEKAAEVKPEVAALRGAHEYRGALELIATLRPQVNAFFEAVMVMDPDEAVRANRLALLGKVLGDFGGIAEFSEIVVAG; translated from the coding sequence ATGGCGGATTTTCTGTTTGAGATCGGGTTGGAAGAGGTGCCGGCGCGGATGATCGCGCAGGCTGAGGCGGAGTTGCTGAAGCGGACGGTGGGTCTGCTGGAGCGTGAACGCCTGGTTGCGGGTGCGGTGGAGGCGAAGAGCTACTCGACTCCGCGGCGGCTGGCTGTGGTGGTGAAGGGCGTGCTCGCGCGGCAGGAGGATGTGTCCGAGGAGGTGCTTGGACCGGCTACGAAGATTGCGTTCAAGGATGGGCAGCCTGGGCCTGCGGCGGTGGCGTTTGCGAAGAAGAATGGCGTGGAGGTTTCTGCGCTGCGTGTGGTGACGAATGCCAAAGGTGAGTATGTCGCTGCGACTTCTGTGAAGGCTGGACGGTCTGCTGCTGCTGTTCTGGCGGAGGAGTTGCCGAAGGAGATTGCGGGGATCTACTGGGCTAAGAATATGTACTGGCGCGCGGGGCGGCCGGAGCGATTTGTGCGGCCGGTGCGTTGGCTCGTGGCGCTGCTGGGCGATGAGATTGTGCCGGTTTCATTCGGTGGTTATGAGGCTGGACGCGTGACGTATGGGCATCGGGTTTTGTTTGGGGATGCGGCGATTGCGGTGACTCCGGCGAGCTATGTCGAGGAGCTTGCGAAGGCCTCTGTGATGGTGGATGTTGAGGGTCGGCGGCATGTGATTCGCAAGGCGCTGGATAAGGTTTGCAGGACGGCTGAGGGGACGCGGTGGCGGGAGGATCATGGGCTCGTCGACAAGATGACGCACATGACGGAGTGGCCGAGCGTGATCCTGGGTGGTTTCGAGAAGGAGTATCTGGCGCTGCCCGAAGAGGTGCTGGTGACCGTGATGCGGGATCATCAGAACTACTTTGCGGTGGAGAGTGCTGACGGCAAGCTGGCGCCGCATTTTCTTGCGGTGCTGAATACGGTGGCCGATGAGACGGGGCAGGCGGTGATCCGTCATGGCAATGAACGGGTGCTGCGGGCACGGTTCAACGATGCGCGGTTCTTCTGGGAGTTCGATCAGCGGGTGCCTTTGGAAGAGCGTGTTGCGCTGCTGGAGAATGTGACGTTCCAGAAGGATCTGGGGAGCTATGCGGCTAAGTCCGTGCGCGTTGGGGCGTTGGCTTTGAGCCTTGCTGCGACGGTGCCGGGTGTGGATCTGGAGGCTTTGAAGGCTGCTGCTCGACTGGCGAAGACGGATCTTACGACGGAGCTGGTGAAGGAGTTTACGGAGCTTCAAGGTGAGGTCGGCGGCCTTTATGCGGAGGCTCAAGGCGTAGCGCAGGCGGCTTGCAATGCGATCTATGACCAGTATCGGCCGGTGTCGACGGAGGACAGGATTCCGCGGACGGTTGAAGGGCAGTTGCTGGCGATGGCGGATAAGGCGGATACGATCGCTGGGATGTTCGGGCTGGGGCTGGAGCCGACGGGGTCCAAGGACCCGTTTGCGCTGCGGCGGGCTGCGAATGGGATTGTGAAGATCCTGGGCGAAGGCGCAACCGGGCTGGGGATTGGGCAGGTGGTCAGGGCTGCCGTCGGGGATAACCTGGTGCTGGTGCGGAAGCTTGAGGTGTTTTTTGCGGAGCGGCTGGAGTTCTATCTGCGCGAGGCCAAGGGGCAGGCTTATGACGTTGTGGCTGCGGTGCTCGGGGCTGGGGCGGATGATGTGCGGGATGCCGTGGCGAGAGCGGAGGCTGTGACGGCGGTGCGTGGGTCTGAGGACTTTGCTGCTGTGAGCGCGGCTTTCAAGCGGATGAAGAATATCCTGGCTCAGGCTGCTGAGAAGGGGATTGCGCCTGGAACCGCCGTGGATATCTCTCTGCTGAAGGATGGCGCGGAGCTTGCGTTGGCGGAAAAGGCGGCGGAGGTCAAGCCGGAGGTTGCTGCGCTTCGTGGTGCTCATGAGTATCGCGGTGCGTTGGAGTTGATTGCGACCTTGAGGCCGCAGGTGAATGCTTTTTTTGAGGCTGTGATGGTGATGGACCCGGATGAGGCTGTGCGGGCGAATCGACTGGCTTTGCTGGGGAAGGTGCTCGGAGACTTTGGCGGGATTGCGGAGTTTTCTGAGATTGTGGTCGCGGGGTAA
- a CDS encoding glycine--tRNA ligase subunit alpha, protein MSAIATKSGSLKAGALTFQELVFRLQRFWAERGCVLQQPYDSEVGAGTMSPDTFLRVLGPKPVRIAYAQPSRRPADGRYGENPNRLFRHTQMQVILKPPPVRVQEWYLESLEAIGIDLKEHDIKFEEDNWEWPVGGAWGVGWQVMLDGLEITQFTYFQQCGGMDLDPICGEITYGLERIAGFLQDVDSIYDIVWAVEPDTGKEVTYGEMRLAEEEQFSSYGFDYADVSSLWKHLGLYEEECLGLLDKAKGMDKMEALELKRFPVLGAYELALKCSQLFNLLDARGAISVTERVGVMARIRTLVVGVAKAYAAQGELVAKDFASA, encoded by the coding sequence ATGAGTGCGATTGCGACAAAGAGTGGTTCCCTCAAGGCGGGGGCGCTGACGTTTCAGGAGTTGGTGTTTCGGCTGCAGAGGTTCTGGGCGGAGCGCGGGTGCGTGCTGCAGCAGCCGTATGACAGCGAGGTTGGAGCTGGGACGATGAGCCCGGATACGTTTCTGCGGGTGCTGGGGCCGAAGCCGGTACGGATTGCGTATGCGCAGCCGAGCCGCCGGCCTGCGGATGGTCGGTATGGTGAGAATCCGAATCGTCTGTTCCGCCATACGCAGATGCAGGTGATCCTGAAACCGCCACCGGTGCGGGTGCAGGAGTGGTACCTGGAGTCGCTTGAGGCGATCGGGATCGACCTCAAGGAGCATGACATCAAGTTTGAGGAAGACAACTGGGAGTGGCCGGTTGGCGGCGCGTGGGGCGTGGGCTGGCAAGTAATGCTCGACGGGCTGGAGATCACGCAGTTCACGTACTTTCAGCAGTGCGGCGGGATGGACCTGGACCCAATCTGCGGGGAGATCACGTATGGGCTGGAGCGGATCGCCGGGTTCCTGCAGGATGTGGATTCGATCTATGACATTGTGTGGGCGGTCGAGCCGGATACCGGTAAGGAAGTGACGTACGGCGAGATGCGGCTGGCGGAGGAGGAACAGTTCTCCAGCTATGGGTTTGATTATGCGGATGTGAGCTCGCTGTGGAAGCATTTGGGGCTTTATGAGGAAGAGTGTTTGGGACTGCTCGATAAGGCCAAAGGCATGGACAAGATGGAGGCGCTGGAGTTGAAGCGGTTTCCTGTGCTTGGGGCTTACGAGCTGGCGCTGAAGTGCTCGCAGTTGTTCAATTTGCTGGATGCTCGTGGCGCGATCTCTGTGACGGAGCGTGTGGGCGTGATGGCGAGGATTCGGACGCTGGTTGTGGGTGTGGCTAAGGCTTATGCGGCGCAGGGTGAGTTGGTTGCGAAGGATTTTGCTTCAGCTTAG
- a CDS encoding 4Fe-4S dicluster domain-containing protein, translating to MAYVIAEPCIGTKDSACVDACPVDCIHPKKDENGYSDATQLFIDPVECIDCGACVPVCPVSAIYAGDDLPEKWAEYQDKNAAHFGR from the coding sequence ATGGCGTATGTGATTGCGGAACCGTGCATTGGGACGAAGGATTCAGCGTGTGTGGACGCTTGCCCGGTGGATTGTATTCACCCGAAGAAGGATGAGAACGGCTACTCGGATGCGACGCAGCTTTTTATCGATCCGGTCGAGTGCATCGATTGCGGCGCCTGCGTGCCGGTTTGCCCGGTCTCGGCGATCTATGCCGGGGACGATCTGCCTGAGAAGTGGGCGGAGTATCAGGATAAGAACGCGGCTCACTTCGGTCGGTAG
- the bluB gene encoding 5,6-dimethylbenzimidazole synthase codes for MDFSADERGAVYRAIAERRDVRRGFLPEAVPDEVMMRVLGAAHAAPSVGLMQPSRFVVVRDVAVRTAVREAFLAANASAKEAYEGERRELYDGLKLEGILEAPQNVCVLCDACSDQGHGLGRQTMPEAAIYSTVCAVQNLWLAGRVEGIGVGWVSILDMAKLREILGVPERLTVVAYLCVGYVGEFGRGPELERVGWESRRGLEGAVSFDRCGAEWG; via the coding sequence TTGGATTTCAGTGCGGATGAGCGGGGGGCGGTCTATCGAGCTATCGCCGAGCGGCGGGATGTGCGGCGGGGATTTCTGCCGGAGGCCGTGCCGGATGAGGTGATGATGCGGGTTCTGGGGGCGGCGCATGCTGCGCCTTCGGTGGGGTTGATGCAGCCTTCTCGTTTTGTGGTGGTGCGGGATGTGGCGGTGCGGACGGCGGTGCGAGAGGCTTTTCTGGCAGCGAATGCATCCGCCAAAGAGGCTTATGAGGGTGAGCGGCGGGAGCTGTATGACGGGCTGAAGCTCGAAGGGATTCTGGAGGCTCCGCAGAATGTATGTGTGCTGTGCGATGCGTGCAGCGATCAGGGGCATGGGCTTGGGCGGCAGACGATGCCGGAGGCTGCGATCTATTCGACTGTGTGTGCGGTGCAGAATCTTTGGCTGGCTGGGCGGGTTGAGGGGATCGGCGTGGGGTGGGTGAGCATTCTGGACATGGCGAAGCTGCGCGAGATTCTGGGGGTGCCGGAGCGGCTGACGGTGGTGGCTTACCTGTGTGTGGGGTATGTGGGGGAGTTTGGACGGGGGCCGGAGCTGGAGCGTGTGGGGTGGGAGTCAAGGCGTGGGCTGGAGGGTGCAGTGAGCTTCGACCGGTGTGGTGCGGAGTGGGGTTAG
- the recO gene encoding DNA repair protein RecO gives MKEGRIAVRVGEAIVLRTWPFHEADLLVSLFTREFGKVKGIARHAMRSRRRFGGALEPMTHVKATWAERPKQELVRLDAFEIMSSPMTAKIDFVRLAGLELVAEVLDELPDGAVEDAVFRLALAVTGAMEVGRVWMPVTYFCLWMTRLMGWMPELGRCVVCGEDLRGRTVWYSGVADGVTCADDRRPGSVGLGAEAVAEALRMFKGTVQDLGAEEWPKERGVALRRFAVETLERHLEKRLVSARALAR, from the coding sequence GTGAAGGAAGGCAGGATCGCGGTGCGGGTGGGTGAGGCGATCGTGCTGCGGACCTGGCCGTTTCATGAGGCTGATCTGCTGGTGAGTTTGTTTACGCGGGAGTTTGGGAAGGTGAAGGGGATCGCGCGTCATGCGATGCGGTCCAGACGGCGGTTTGGCGGGGCGCTGGAGCCGATGACGCATGTGAAGGCGACGTGGGCGGAGAGGCCGAAGCAGGAGCTCGTCAGGCTGGATGCGTTTGAGATTATGAGCTCGCCGATGACGGCGAAGATTGATTTTGTGCGGCTGGCGGGGCTGGAGCTGGTGGCGGAGGTGCTGGACGAGCTGCCGGATGGGGCGGTTGAGGATGCGGTGTTTCGCCTGGCGCTGGCGGTGACGGGGGCAATGGAGGTGGGTCGGGTCTGGATGCCAGTGACGTATTTTTGTCTGTGGATGACTCGGCTGATGGGGTGGATGCCGGAGCTGGGACGGTGCGTGGTGTGTGGGGAGGATCTGCGGGGGCGGACGGTTTGGTACTCGGGGGTGGCGGATGGGGTGACGTGCGCGGATGATCGGCGGCCGGGGAGTGTGGGGTTGGGGGCCGAAGCGGTGGCGGAGGCGCTGAGGATGTTCAAGGGGACGGTGCAGGACCTGGGGGCGGAGGAGTGGCCGAAGGAACGTGGGGTGGCGCTGCGGCGGTTCGCGGTGGAGACGCTGGAGCGGCACCTGGAGAAGAGGCTGGTCAGTGCGCGGGCGCTGGCGCGATAG
- a CDS encoding glycosyltransferase family 87 protein, whose product MRLPRALRVFWAGSVGMFLLTWLRGWLEARAGVPRNGWDPLDEPLFGDLLEYVPTLKLVHTSAFWGNPVTSPVAYPPFGAVLFRGLYLGGHPVAVYVVIAALAAGVVVWGVVRALRAEGIGWATAILFPVTVGLVSFPIRGLVERGNVELLLWIFAATGSWLYVRGRNDGAAVLWGLAAGVKLYPVIFLALLLPRRAWRAFGVGVGTFVGATVASMIYLGPTVGEAWRGSLKNVFGYQGIRVAEWSLHELVANHSFFGLVKFVATLMGVAPGRLTGPYYLCGAVLFAVVFFGRVWRLPVANQLLMVSLFMVMLPPISYFYTLVHLYAPFVVLMLVAVRAERLGVKVPGLGGALVLFVPVFGSAALMTARTVYVFGGLVQAVVLAVLFWCSVRYRFEVVDEG is encoded by the coding sequence TTGAGGCTTCCGAGAGCTTTGCGGGTGTTCTGGGCTGGGTCGGTGGGGATGTTTCTGCTGACGTGGCTGCGCGGGTGGCTGGAGGCTCGGGCGGGTGTGCCGCGGAATGGGTGGGACCCGCTGGATGAGCCGCTGTTTGGGGATCTGCTGGAGTATGTGCCGACGCTGAAGCTGGTGCATACGAGCGCGTTCTGGGGCAATCCGGTGACATCGCCGGTGGCGTATCCACCGTTTGGGGCGGTGCTGTTTCGGGGGCTTTATCTGGGTGGGCATCCGGTGGCGGTTTATGTGGTGATTGCTGCGCTGGCTGCGGGTGTGGTGGTCTGGGGGGTGGTTCGGGCGCTGCGGGCGGAGGGGATTGGCTGGGCTACGGCGATCTTGTTTCCGGTGACGGTGGGGCTAGTCTCTTTTCCGATACGCGGGCTGGTGGAGCGGGGGAATGTCGAACTGCTGCTCTGGATCTTTGCGGCTACGGGGAGCTGGCTTTATGTGCGGGGGAGGAACGATGGAGCAGCGGTGCTTTGGGGGCTCGCAGCGGGGGTGAAGCTATACCCGGTGATCTTTCTGGCGCTGCTGCTGCCGAGACGGGCCTGGCGGGCGTTTGGGGTGGGGGTGGGGACGTTTGTGGGGGCTACGGTGGCTTCGATGATTTACCTGGGACCGACTGTGGGGGAGGCGTGGCGGGGTTCGCTGAAGAATGTGTTTGGTTACCAGGGGATTCGGGTGGCGGAGTGGAGCCTGCATGAGCTGGTGGCGAACCACTCATTCTTTGGGCTGGTAAAGTTTGTGGCGACGCTGATGGGGGTGGCTCCGGGGCGGTTGACGGGGCCCTATTATCTGTGCGGGGCTGTCCTCTTTGCGGTGGTGTTCTTTGGGCGGGTCTGGAGGCTGCCGGTGGCGAACCAGTTGCTGATGGTGAGCCTGTTCATGGTGATGCTGCCGCCAATCTCATACTTCTACACGCTGGTGCATCTGTATGCGCCGTTTGTGGTGCTGATGCTGGTGGCGGTTCGGGCGGAGAGGCTGGGGGTCAAGGTGCCGGGGCTGGGTGGGGCGCTGGTGCTGTTTGTGCCGGTGTTTGGGTCTGCGGCGTTGATGACAGCTCGGACGGTGTATGTGTTTGGCGGGCTTGTGCAGGCGGTGGTGTTGGCGGTGTTGTTCTGGTGTTCGGTGCGGTACCGGTTTGAGGTGGTCGATGAGGGCTAG
- a CDS encoding type II toxin-antitoxin system PemK/MazF family toxin, producing the protein MKRGEIYMVSLEPTQGHEQRGFRPVLVISPDEFNRLTRAPMVLPITNGGGFARRSGFAVSLDGMGLKTTGVVRCDQLRVLDLEARNARLVELVPRTTVIEVLSRMQAIFSE; encoded by the coding sequence TTGAAACGCGGTGAGATCTACATGGTCTCCCTGGAACCGACGCAGGGGCACGAGCAGCGTGGGTTCCGCCCAGTTCTTGTGATCTCGCCGGATGAATTCAACCGTTTGACGCGGGCTCCGATGGTGCTGCCGATTACGAACGGTGGGGGTTTTGCCCGGAGGTCAGGTTTTGCCGTTTCGCTTGACGGCATGGGATTGAAGACTACGGGCGTAGTCCGCTGTGATCAGTTGAGAGTACTTGATCTGGAAGCCAGGAATGCTCGGCTTGTTGAGTTGGTGCCGCGAACGACGGTCATCGAAGTGCTCAGCCGGATGCAGGCAATTTTTAGTGAATAG